Part of the Elusimicrobiota bacterium genome, TTTTCCAAACCTTATTATTAAATGTAAAAAGCGTTATCAGATTCGTTGCATTAGATCTATGCGCTTTAAGCTCTGCTTCCTTGATATCTGGGAGAGCTATGTTATTTTCCTTCAATCCCAATTGGATTTCAAGAGTATAGCCAATACCAGTTGGACCTTTTCTTCTCGAAGGAACGTATCCTCTTTTCTTTAAAATACTAAATTTCTGTTTAAATTCTTTAAGTTTCATTTTTTTATTATACTTATTTAAGATTATTTTGAAAAGACAACACAAATAACCATATCGATTGCATTACAATATTTAGTTTCTCTAAATCCAATTTATTCATGGTATAATGTAACCTCTTTGCTAGAGTTATTCAACAAATAATTTTAGGAGTCCTAAATGCTTTATACCATTTGTTTGTTATATAACTAATCTTTTGAGTATTCCTAGAGCTTGTGGAAGGCAAATATTCATAACAAATATTTAGACTTTCATCATAATAGGTTTTAAATCGATCATACGCCATCCTTCCATTTAACAGTATTTTTTTTATCTTAGGATAGAAGTGAAAAAATTGATTGAGCTCATTAATTTTTGGTTTTTTGATTCTGCGATCACAACTGCCTTCTCTATAACATGACTCAAAGACATTCCATATACCTATCCTATTTCTCAGCAATGCTTTAATTCTCTTATCATATATTTTGGGATCGCTTTCTTTAATTGCACTGAATAATATTCTCCAAAAATGATTTTTTTCATAGGCATAATATTGTTTTTTTTCTAAAGAAAGGTTCCCTGGGATTGTACCCAAAACCATGACCTCAGTCGATTTACTAACTACTGGTTTTAATCCCTTAATAAGCATTTTTAGAATCCCATCCTTTTCAATCTCCTCCCCCGCGCCACCCACTGATTTATACTGTAAATCAAGACATGGGCGCTCCGATTTAGAACCTTAAGGCAGTCGCCCCCTAAAGCCTCTCCACCCCCCGCTTGATTCTACCCCTGCAGTTTCCTTCCCCATAGTTTTCAAAGTCGAAAACTAGACATGGGGACTAA contains:
- a CDS encoding DNA-deoxyinosine glycosylase, giving the protein MLIKGLKPVVSKSTEVMVLGTIPGNLSLEKKQYYAYEKNHFWRILFSAIKESDPKIYDKRIKALLRNRIGIWNVFESCYREGSCDRRIKKPKINELNQFFHFYPKIKKILLNGRMAYDRFKTYYDESLNICYEYLPSTSSRNTQKISYITNKWYKAFRTPKIIC